Proteins from a single region of Chloroflexota bacterium:
- a CDS encoding NB-ARC domain-containing protein, with protein sequence MGQSEWELEDVTAEDLLIYLDLGDFVDLLNRHKHSFPTANQTDIQAAAATIIEQEVLKIRNRVMHPVRTLDLEDLPKLMSIAKELPVNSQSLIWEPLFESIDLTQDSAHILSFSIPHFWTEETAILHDLPVAEFGDTGFIGRQKEIRQLTNLLKSDHNVITIVGAGGIGKTALALRVCHDILDQPEFGLDRIVWVSLKTQHLTADGIREVTDAVDTTSDLVDHLLVDLDTAIRRQAEPNWDKVLEQLQGSRTLLVVDNLETLGSAIRDLAIGIPHDSKLLLTSRVGLGEIEIRYPMPGLSTRDSIALLRSLANAYNYTIFQTLSEDLLRKYCNRLHYSPLLIKWFVQAVGKGASPEDVLAHEDFNQALRFCWENVYAGLSPLARNIISTLLAARRELSQTEVQELLDAKHIPFLEALQELQQSSILEGKFNEGSAIYQIGSLVFDYLSRYHPPNNSTVKKTREKIRQWQVEKEKSAKQKLNYRYDRYHIDFETSDQLVAAPYLRFALNTIRQNPDAAMRSLRKAEELTPNWWEVHRVKAHLLESEQRPMYEIEDAFETSIRYKATDINRYHYATYLLNNGQYEKALEEVESALDSEAAHEVSLKSIRGLANLRLSRLPDALVDLECVWNYEDLNAPDHVMRIRSTQYADALRRSVEHFISQGDFESAEELAIKGVHVADEAASAYGWDQQLASVSVRILAEVLRLYDGYSSAISRFTQVSEGWDSDREFVEKCRDFRKTLACLNRNADLIHIIPNAYKAALSSDRTQRFKGVVSRILGTFGFVRSNSLGEVHMNRKSLVHPSEWANLREGQQVAFSVIRYVKGPHAVWLEVD encoded by the coding sequence ATGGGGCAATCCGAATGGGAACTAGAGGATGTGACGGCTGAGGACTTGCTGATTTACTTGGATCTCGGCGACTTTGTTGATTTGCTGAACCGGCACAAGCACAGTTTCCCAACTGCTAACCAGACCGACATCCAGGCTGCTGCGGCCACAATTATTGAGCAAGAGGTGCTCAAAATACGCAATAGAGTAATGCATCCAGTTCGCACTTTGGACTTAGAAGACCTGCCCAAACTAATGTCTATCGCCAAAGAGCTACCAGTGAATTCACAGAGTCTGATCTGGGAGCCACTCTTCGAGAGCATCGACTTAACCCAAGATTCTGCACACATTCTGAGCTTCTCAATACCACACTTTTGGACCGAAGAGACAGCTATTCTTCACGATTTACCAGTGGCAGAATTCGGCGACACCGGATTCATAGGCCGCCAAAAGGAAATCCGACAACTGACGAATCTCTTGAAATCCGACCATAATGTCATAACTATAGTAGGTGCTGGCGGTATAGGAAAGACTGCCCTAGCACTTCGCGTTTGCCATGATATTCTGGATCAACCTGAATTCGGTTTGGATAGAATAGTCTGGGTGTCACTCAAGACGCAGCATCTCACGGCCGACGGAATTCGCGAGGTTACAGACGCTGTTGACACGACAAGCGACCTAGTGGATCACTTGCTAGTAGATTTAGACACAGCAATCCGGAGACAAGCAGAGCCAAACTGGGATAAGGTACTCGAGCAATTGCAAGGAAGCCGAACCCTTTTAGTAGTTGACAATCTAGAGACACTCGGCTCGGCGATCAGGGATCTAGCCATAGGAATCCCTCACGACTCTAAGCTACTGCTAACGTCAAGGGTCGGTCTTGGGGAGATTGAAATTCGCTACCCGATGCCTGGGCTCTCTACAAGAGATTCAATCGCATTATTGAGAAGTTTGGCGAACGCATACAACTATACAATCTTTCAAACGCTTAGCGAGGACTTGCTTAGAAAATACTGCAACCGACTACACTATAGTCCGTTGCTCATCAAGTGGTTTGTTCAAGCTGTTGGCAAAGGGGCAAGTCCAGAAGACGTGCTTGCACATGAGGACTTTAATCAAGCGCTGCGCTTTTGCTGGGAGAACGTCTATGCTGGCTTGTCTCCGCTTGCTCGGAATATCATCTCCACCCTGTTGGCGGCAAGAAGGGAACTTAGCCAGACTGAAGTTCAGGAACTACTAGATGCCAAGCATATCCCCTTCCTGGAAGCACTACAAGAGCTACAGCAGTCCAGCATTCTGGAAGGGAAATTCAATGAAGGGAGCGCAATTTATCAGATTGGTAGCCTTGTTTTTGATTATTTGTCCCGCTACCATCCGCCAAACAATTCGACTGTAAAGAAGACACGGGAAAAGATTCGTCAGTGGCAGGTTGAAAAAGAGAAGAGCGCGAAACAGAAACTCAATTATCGGTATGATCGTTACCATATTGACTTTGAAACAAGCGATCAACTGGTCGCTGCTCCGTACCTTCGATTTGCACTCAATACTATCCGTCAGAATCCAGACGCTGCGATGAGGTCATTACGCAAGGCAGAAGAATTAACTCCTAATTGGTGGGAAGTCCATCGGGTAAAGGCACACTTGTTGGAGTCTGAGCAACGGCCAATGTATGAAATTGAAGATGCATTCGAGACATCTATCCGATACAAAGCCACTGACATTAATCGGTATCACTATGCCACTTACTTGCTAAATAATGGTCAGTATGAGAAGGCACTGGAGGAAGTGGAGAGTGCGTTGGACAGTGAAGCTGCACATGAAGTTTCATTGAAAAGCATTCGAGGGCTTGCAAACTTAAGACTCAGCAGATTACCTGATGCGCTAGTTGACTTGGAATGTGTCTGGAACTATGAAGACTTGAATGCGCCAGATCATGTAATGAGAATTCGCAGCACTCAATATGCAGACGCACTCCGGCGGAGTGTAGAACACTTTATCTCACAAGGCGACTTTGAGTCAGCAGAGGAACTGGCCATCAAGGGTGTCCACGTAGCGGATGAAGCTGCAAGTGCCTACGGTTGGGATCAACAGTTGGCAAGCGTGAGTGTGAGAATACTGGCAGAAGTACTCAGACTGTACGACGGTTATTCGTCAGCAATTTCTCGCTTCACCCAGGTTTCTGAGGGTTGGGATTCTGATCGTGAATTCGTTGAGAAGTGTAGGGACTTTAGAAAGACTCTAGCTTGCCTCAATAGAAATGCGGATCTAATTCATATAATTCCAAATGCTTATAAAGCTGCCCTAAGTTCAGACCGCACGCAACGGTTCAAAGGTGTTGTATCTAGGATACTAGGTACATTTGGCTTTGTCAGGAGTAACTCATTAGGCGAAGTACACATGAATCGCAAATCCTTAGTTCATCCCAGTGAATGGGCGAATCTACGTGAAGGACAGCAAGTAGCCTTTAGCGTGATTCGCTACGTTAAAGGTCCCCATGCAGTGTGGCTCGAGGTCGATTAG
- a CDS encoding aminotransferase class V-fold PLP-dependent enzyme — MSNYTTGQVAEKFSLTVQRINEIANHKGIGRQDPKSGRWTFDDDDVKAINHRDKLESIWSITADEPGEDGMFSTLQVAAQLDVGPGWVNYMVYEGKGGHRVDSLWRFTPEDVAKLRSLRSETCGSKSDVQPSAGEFYQDLGVKRVINAAGTLTRLGGTPMDDDVLDAMREAAQWSVRIEELQEAAGNYLAEVTGAEAGYVTAGAAAGLLVGTAACIAGLDIHKMNLLPETANIPNEVVIQRLHRNAYDHALRTAGAKFVEVGHIGHPTGGYTEPWHIETAINERTVAVHWVAMPVEGVVSLEDTVAVAHKHDVPVIVDAAGGLPPAENLRGYIATGADLVSFSGGKAIQGPQASGILVGRRDLIQSVALQHQDMDVMVETWTLREQLLGSGRLLGPPLQGIGRPMKVGKEEIAGLLAAVKNYVNRDHAAARAEWLCRLESIAADLSSVSGIATEVVGRDGASYPTLRVSLDDGVHGVSAIDLVNRLFDDDPAIAVSQYGSLEGSITINPLNLDGDKPQLVAARIRAIVTQ; from the coding sequence ATGTCTAACTATACGACTGGACAAGTGGCCGAGAAATTCAGCCTTACTGTACAGCGGATCAATGAGATTGCGAACCATAAAGGGATTGGCCGCCAAGACCCCAAATCCGGTCGATGGACATTCGACGATGATGATGTTAAGGCCATCAATCACCGGGACAAGTTGGAATCCATTTGGTCAATTACCGCCGACGAACCCGGAGAGGATGGGATGTTCTCGACCTTGCAGGTCGCGGCTCAACTCGACGTTGGTCCTGGGTGGGTGAATTACATGGTATATGAGGGTAAGGGCGGTCACAGAGTGGACTCTCTCTGGAGGTTCACCCCTGAAGACGTGGCAAAGCTCCGTAGTCTTCGCAGCGAGACGTGCGGCAGCAAGTCCGATGTGCAACCTTCAGCGGGTGAATTCTATCAAGATCTCGGTGTCAAGCGTGTGATCAATGCTGCCGGCACCTTAACCCGTCTAGGCGGCACACCGATGGACGATGACGTGCTCGACGCCATGCGCGAGGCAGCGCAATGGAGCGTGCGCATCGAGGAACTCCAGGAGGCAGCGGGGAACTACCTCGCCGAAGTCACCGGGGCGGAAGCCGGCTACGTTACCGCCGGCGCGGCGGCAGGCCTGCTGGTTGGTACCGCCGCCTGCATCGCGGGCTTAGATATCCACAAGATGAACCTCCTGCCTGAAACAGCGAACATACCGAACGAGGTAGTCATCCAACGCCTCCACCGGAATGCGTACGACCACGCTTTGCGCACGGCGGGCGCGAAGTTTGTTGAGGTCGGACACATCGGTCACCCGACTGGAGGTTACACCGAGCCGTGGCATATCGAGACTGCAATAAACGAGCGCACGGTCGCCGTTCACTGGGTCGCCATGCCCGTGGAAGGGGTTGTGAGCTTGGAAGACACGGTCGCCGTCGCGCACAAACATGACGTTCCCGTCATCGTGGACGCGGCCGGTGGCTTGCCGCCCGCCGAAAACCTGCGCGGCTACATCGCCACGGGCGCCGACCTCGTCTCTTTCTCCGGCGGCAAGGCGATACAGGGCCCGCAAGCCTCCGGCATCCTGGTCGGTCGGCGCGACCTCATCCAATCCGTGGCACTACAGCACCAGGACATGGACGTGATGGTGGAGACGTGGACCCTACGCGAGCAACTGCTGGGAAGCGGCCGCCTGCTCGGCCCGCCGCTCCAAGGCATCGGCCGCCCGATGAAAGTGGGCAAGGAGGAGATCGCAGGCCTACTCGCAGCCGTGAAGAATTACGTCAACCGCGACCATGCCGCCGCGCGGGCAGAGTGGCTCTGCCGCCTCGAATCCATCGCTGCCGATCTCAGCAGCGTATCAGGAATCGCCACCGAGGTGGTTGGACGCGACGGCGCTTCCTATCCCACGCTGCGAGTCTCACTGGACGACGGCGTGCACGGCGTATCGGCCATCGACTTGGTGAATCGCTTGTTTGACGACGATCCGGCCATTGCCGTGAGTCAGTACGGCTCCCTGGAAGGCAGCATCACCATCAACCCGCTCAACCTGGATGGTGACAAACCGCAGCTCGTCGCAGCACGCATCCGCGCCATCGTCACGCAATAG
- a CDS encoding creatininase family protein, producing the protein MYTRSYNGTNKKVFWQEMWRHELYEALKHDPVVIIPVGSIEQHGPHSPTDIDISIPYYLAAEAATRTDDYPIIVAPPVWTGFTHFNMGHIGTITVALETYIAVLCDVCRSIKANGFERMIMLNGHGGNVAPTQTTSVKLAQEDIWSLHITYFHMVEDELKEWGDSDDTIGHGGEWETSLQLYLRGHMVDLDKRTPNGLAPMFRDPVVGKFAKWPERRREADEGVMGDPFVASAEKGERIFNLAVERLTLACNELHNNPVRGYFDRGSDATLGPLSPDATPPR; encoded by the coding sequence ATGTATACCAGGTCCTATAACGGCACGAACAAGAAAGTCTTTTGGCAAGAGATGTGGCGGCACGAGCTCTACGAAGCCTTGAAACATGACCCCGTCGTTATTATCCCCGTAGGATCCATCGAGCAGCACGGCCCCCACAGCCCCACCGACATCGACATCAGCATCCCCTACTACCTCGCTGCTGAAGCCGCGACCCGTACGGACGACTATCCCATCATCGTGGCACCGCCGGTTTGGACGGGCTTTACGCACTTCAACATGGGGCACATCGGCACGATCACGGTGGCGCTTGAGACATACATTGCCGTGCTCTGCGACGTTTGCCGCAGCATCAAGGCGAATGGCTTCGAGCGCATGATCATGCTCAATGGGCACGGCGGCAACGTGGCTCCCACGCAAACGACTTCCGTCAAGCTCGCCCAGGAGGACATCTGGTCTCTGCACATTACGTACTTCCACATGGTGGAGGACGAGCTCAAGGAGTGGGGCGACAGCGACGACACCATCGGGCACGGCGGCGAATGGGAGACATCTCTGCAACTCTACTTGCGGGGCCACATGGTCGACCTGGACAAACGCACACCTAACGGCCTTGCGCCCATGTTCCGCGACCCGGTGGTGGGCAAATTCGCCAAGTGGCCGGAACGCCGCCGCGAAGCCGATGAGGGCGTGATGGGCGATCCATTTGTGGCCAGCGCGGAGAAGGGCGAACGCATCTTCAATCTGGCTGTCGAGCGCCTTACCTTGGCCTGCAACGAGTTACACAACAATCCGGTGCGCGGCTACTTCGACCGCGGCAGCGACGCCACCCTTGGCCCGCTCTCGCCTGACGCCACACCGCCGCGTTAG
- a CDS encoding Gfo/Idh/MocA family oxidoreductase: MQDINVALVGHRFMGKAHTHAYRDVNLFFPSVPYRPRLKVIAGRDAKSVQDAADLLGWEESSTDWQEVVTRDDIDLVDVATPNHLHADVAIAAAEAGKQVICEKPLAVTVPEARSMVEAVKKAGVRNTICFHFRRYPAVRLARKLIEDGELGDIYHFRGWFLAERFADPATPLGWRMQQEYAGFGVFGDLGSHVLDIARYLLGDVRSVCGNFATYIKERPTPEGGSGAVTVDDCAQVLMQFTNGAQGMLEVTKLARGNKNNFGFEVNGSKGSIRFYFERLNELQYYCGDDPGPLTGFRTIHASDSVQHDYMHGYWPAAAHSIGYGEAFIHIVKDFLEALGSGETMSPDFVDGLRVQEIMEAVGTSVQDRGWVDVAAPE, encoded by the coding sequence GTGCAAGATATCAATGTTGCCCTGGTGGGCCATCGCTTTATGGGCAAAGCACACACCCATGCATATCGTGACGTAAACCTCTTTTTTCCGTCGGTGCCGTACCGGCCTCGCCTCAAAGTGATAGCGGGGCGCGACGCCAAATCGGTGCAAGATGCCGCGGACCTACTAGGTTGGGAAGAATCATCCACAGACTGGCAAGAGGTCGTCACACGTGATGACATTGACCTCGTGGACGTCGCTACGCCAAACCACCTGCACGCTGACGTGGCCATTGCCGCCGCGGAAGCCGGCAAGCAGGTGATCTGCGAGAAGCCGCTTGCCGTGACCGTACCGGAAGCGCGCTCTATGGTGGAAGCCGTGAAGAAGGCAGGCGTACGCAACACCATTTGCTTTCACTTTCGGCGCTATCCGGCAGTGCGTCTCGCGAGAAAACTCATCGAGGATGGCGAACTCGGCGACATCTACCACTTTCGCGGGTGGTTCCTGGCTGAACGCTTCGCCGATCCGGCTACGCCGCTCGGCTGGCGCATGCAGCAGGAATACGCCGGTTTTGGTGTCTTCGGTGACCTTGGTTCGCACGTGCTCGACATTGCACGTTATTTGCTCGGCGACGTGCGCAGCGTTTGCGGCAACTTTGCAACCTACATTAAGGAGCGTCCCACGCCTGAGGGCGGCAGCGGCGCGGTGACCGTTGACGACTGCGCGCAGGTCCTCATGCAGTTTACCAACGGCGCACAAGGCATGCTGGAAGTAACCAAGCTGGCACGTGGCAACAAGAATAACTTCGGCTTTGAAGTGAACGGGAGCAAGGGGTCGATCCGTTTCTACTTCGAGCGCTTGAATGAATTGCAGTACTACTGCGGTGACGATCCGGGACCGCTTACGGGGTTCCGCACCATCCATGCCTCGGACTCTGTCCAGCACGACTATATGCACGGCTACTGGCCGGCCGCCGCCCACAGCATCGGCTATGGCGAAGCCTTTATTCACATCGTCAAGGACTTCCTGGAAGCGCTGGGCAGCGGTGAAACCATGAGTCCCGACTTTGTTGACGGTCTGCGCGTGCAGGAGATCATGGAAGCGGTCGGAACGTCGGTGCAAGACCGCGGCTGGGTGGACGTGGCGGCGCCGGAGTAG
- a CDS encoding acetylxylan esterase — MSQEANVASPNAVESVRWDQAAQLERYLDTLAVQAYEWRRAKWHRDFSSLRAYAEAVAPNREHWRDMLGIWPAAEERVSLEPDLHVVAERSDHTVYAVTFGTLPGVRSFAHLLVPKRIEAPRPAVICQHGMGGTPHSIAGLVDEDDAYHKYGQRLAERGYVVLAPHCINFVDWRNRLHNKALLVGRTLMGLEIWREMRAVDLLETLPEVDSERIGFYGLSQGGKMALWFPPLEPRIRATIISAFYNERTKKQLVASPHYRPFINTSEQSYFEPDFLTEFSDYDLASLICPRPVMIEHGQTDSSYYIESAREEFYPLKEIYERLGIGERCEWGEFDGPHEIHGVEAFDFLDRWLNDGQPPKGHAAPDDKAATPPPPVFVNDAALQAMRDDTNGQHDRYLDGLADQAYGVREERWQRDYASAEAYTESVAANREAWLAMMGGLPPVEEQVPLAPERRVVVERPDHTVYAVTLGMLPGVRLFGYLLVPKCITAPRAAVVTQHGLGGAVQAVAGLLEQDDAYHRYGQRLAERGYVVFAPHCINGTPRRVRLHNKAIVVGRRLMGLEIWREMKVIDYLQSLPEVDPERIGFYGLSQGGTMTLWLTPLEPRIKVAVVSAYFNERTRKLNVESEHYRAYVTTDEFHQYYLGQLLEFSDADLGSLICPRPLFIEQGTQDRAVYYKEAEVEFVRLHSHYARLGLGDRCVLGVFKGKHEIYAKDSFPFLDKWLEHTPSGPTTLY, encoded by the coding sequence GTGTCCCAAGAAGCCAATGTAGCCTCCCCGAACGCGGTAGAGTCCGTGCGCTGGGACCAGGCGGCGCAACTGGAGCGATACCTCGATACCCTTGCCGTCCAGGCGTATGAGTGGCGGAGGGCAAAGTGGCACCGGGACTTTTCAAGCCTCCGGGCGTACGCGGAAGCCGTAGCGCCGAATCGTGAACACTGGCGCGATATGCTCGGTATATGGCCGGCGGCGGAAGAGCGCGTGTCCCTCGAGCCGGACCTCCATGTCGTGGCAGAGCGCAGCGATCATACCGTCTATGCGGTTACGTTTGGCACGCTGCCGGGCGTCCGCTCTTTTGCCCACCTCTTGGTACCTAAGCGCATCGAGGCGCCACGACCGGCAGTCATTTGCCAGCACGGCATGGGCGGCACACCACATTCCATCGCGGGTTTGGTGGATGAGGATGACGCCTATCATAAGTACGGCCAGCGGTTGGCGGAACGCGGGTACGTGGTGCTGGCCCCGCATTGCATCAACTTTGTCGATTGGCGCAATCGCCTGCACAACAAGGCGTTACTCGTTGGGCGCACCCTAATGGGTTTGGAGATTTGGCGGGAGATGCGGGCAGTCGACTTGCTGGAGACATTGCCCGAAGTAGACAGCGAGCGCATCGGTTTCTACGGGCTTTCCCAAGGCGGCAAGATGGCGCTGTGGTTTCCGCCGCTCGAACCGCGCATCCGCGCTACCATCATTTCGGCTTTCTACAACGAGCGCACCAAGAAGCAGCTCGTAGCATCGCCTCACTATCGACCCTTCATAAACACCAGCGAACAGTCGTACTTCGAGCCGGACTTCCTCACCGAGTTTTCGGACTACGATCTGGCATCGCTCATCTGCCCCCGTCCGGTGATGATCGAACACGGGCAGACGGATAGCTCCTACTACATCGAGAGCGCGCGCGAGGAGTTCTACCCGCTCAAGGAGATTTACGAGCGCTTGGGCATCGGTGAGCGTTGCGAGTGGGGTGAGTTTGACGGCCCTCACGAGATTCACGGTGTGGAGGCTTTTGACTTTCTCGATCGCTGGTTGAACGATGGGCAACCACCCAAGGGGCACGCCGCGCCTGATGACAAGGCGGCCACACCCCCGCCGCCGGTGTTTGTCAACGATGCTGCCCTGCAAGCCATGCGCGACGATACGAACGGGCAGCACGATCGGTACCTGGACGGCCTGGCCGATCAGGCATACGGGGTGCGGGAAGAGCGTTGGCAGCGGGACTATGCCAGCGCGGAGGCCTACACGGAGTCCGTAGCGGCGAACCGCGAGGCGTGGCTGGCGATGATGGGCGGGTTGCCGCCGGTAGAGGAACAGGTGCCGCTTGCCCCCGAACGCCGCGTGGTAGTGGAGCGTCCGGACCATACGGTCTATGCCGTAACGCTGGGCATGCTGCCGGGGGTGCGACTATTCGGCTATTTGTTGGTGCCCAAGTGCATTACCGCGCCGCGCGCTGCGGTGGTGACTCAACACGGGCTCGGTGGGGCGGTGCAAGCTGTCGCCGGCTTGCTGGAACAAGACGATGCCTACCACCGCTACGGCCAGCGCCTGGCGGAACGGGGCTACGTGGTCTTCGCGCCGCACTGCATCAATGGCACGCCGCGGCGCGTGCGTTTACATAACAAAGCTATCGTCGTTGGCAGGCGTTTGATGGGACTGGAGATCTGGCGCGAGATGAAGGTGATCGACTATCTGCAATCGCTGCCGGAGGTCGATCCGGAACGCATCGGCTTCTACGGTCTCTCCCAGGGCGGGACCATGACGCTCTGGCTGACGCCGCTGGAACCCCGCATCAAGGTCGCGGTGGTCTCTGCTTACTTCAATGAACGCACCCGCAAACTCAATGTGGAGTCCGAGCACTACCGCGCGTACGTCACGACGGACGAATTCCATCAATACTATCTCGGCCAGCTCTTGGAGTTCTCCGACGCTGATCTCGGGTCTCTCATCTGCCCGCGCCCCCTGTTCATCGAACAGGGCACGCAAGACCGGGCGGTCTACTACAAAGAGGCGGAGGTAGAGTTCGTGAGGCTTCATTCCCACTACGCACGGCTGGGTCTCGGCGACCGTTGTGTGCTGGGAGTCTTTAAAGGCAAGCACGAGATTTACGCCAAGGATTCGTTTCCGTTCCTCGACAAGTGGCTGGAGCACACGCCTAGTGGTCCAACAACATTGTATTGA
- a CDS encoding sugar phosphate isomerase/epimerase, producing MPSNLLEVFTNCYGRYGVRAAIDLAPQAGITHLELAMKQHGGVLEIPEDVVASEKLGDEGIQNLKRELDANGLTVISANGSDNLMDPDGFARIAERMRLAAGIGAKYFVGLGGEPAEEDRKDFFDKMGAIGDVAASHGLTIALETHPGITQNADAILDTMQALQHDAIRINFDTGNILFYNEGADVYKQLEQVMDYVVHMHLKDSRGGYRDWYFTAMGDGGAVDFARISEITNNAGFFGPYSLEIEGIEGEPEPTLEQRQERVVRSVEHLRSVGFLTD from the coding sequence ATGCCCAGCAACTTACTGGAAGTCTTTACGAATTGTTACGGCCGCTACGGCGTACGCGCGGCGATTGATCTCGCGCCGCAAGCCGGCATCACTCACCTCGAACTCGCCATGAAACAGCACGGCGGTGTCTTGGAGATCCCGGAGGATGTCGTCGCCAGCGAAAAGCTCGGCGACGAGGGGATTCAGAACCTTAAGCGCGAGCTCGACGCGAACGGTCTCACCGTGATCAGCGCGAACGGGTCCGATAACCTCATGGACCCGGATGGATTTGCCCGTATTGCGGAACGGATGCGCCTCGCGGCTGGCATTGGCGCCAAGTACTTTGTCGGCTTGGGCGGCGAACCGGCTGAAGAAGACCGGAAAGACTTCTTTGACAAGATGGGGGCTATTGGCGACGTGGCGGCCAGTCACGGGCTCACCATTGCCCTCGAAACCCACCCGGGTATTACCCAAAACGCGGATGCAATCTTAGACACGATGCAGGCCCTACAGCATGACGCCATCCGCATCAATTTCGACACGGGCAACATCCTCTTCTACAACGAAGGCGCGGATGTTTACAAGCAACTCGAACAGGTCATGGACTACGTGGTGCACATGCATCTCAAGGACAGCCGCGGCGGCTACCGGGACTGGTACTTCACGGCTATGGGAGACGGCGGCGCCGTTGACTTCGCGCGCATAAGTGAGATTACCAACAATGCGGGATTCTTCGGACCGTATAGCCTGGAGATCGAGGGCATTGAGGGCGAGCCGGAACCGACTCTGGAGCAGCGCCAGGAGCGCGTCGTCCGCAGCGTGGAACATCTGCGGTCCGTCGGATTTCTCACTGACTAG
- a CDS encoding sulfatase-like hydrolase/transferase, producing the protein MSATQPNILLITTDQQRFDTIGDTKPAFLRTPHLDLLGYQGVQFTRAYADCPLCVPARVGIMTGTQVFTHGVANNDQTSNVMGREGTLPTHLRACGYQTAAIGKMHFGPQRVRHGFEEMILPDDYYRDMRHSGSARQPMHHGIGQNELYPTLATVPESMTLTSWIAEQCVEYIRVRRDPTLPFFLWCSFAKPHPPLDAPEPYYSMYQNSPIPEPAVGAWRDNADCPISFDRQAQRRAFDSIPDETIHAARAVYYGLITQIDHVIGRLISALEDCGLFNDTFIMFASDHGEMLGDHRNGAKTFFYEPSAHVPFILRMPQNWDNRRHGTMVETPITHADILPTLVAVAGGKSPDDTDGQDLVALARGKLENPRCYLEGMSGPRWPQAERIPCIYLAITDGQWKYIWYPEGPTEHLFNLAEDPAELHNLAHETRCQAKKQHLQSELVERHQLRDSAYLEDGNLPVRDPQVETTADRRNTATNHAGFRTEYSNVDVRH; encoded by the coding sequence ATGTCCGCTACTCAACCCAACATCCTGCTTATTACCACTGACCAGCAACGTTTCGATACTATTGGTGACACCAAACCTGCCTTTCTCCGGACACCTCACTTAGACCTCCTTGGCTACCAAGGCGTGCAGTTCACGCGCGCCTATGCCGACTGTCCGCTCTGCGTACCGGCGCGCGTCGGCATCATGACGGGCACGCAGGTATTCACCCACGGCGTGGCCAACAACGACCAGACCTCGAATGTGATGGGAAGGGAGGGGACGCTCCCGACACATCTGCGGGCGTGTGGCTATCAGACTGCCGCCATTGGCAAGATGCACTTTGGCCCACAGCGGGTGCGGCATGGCTTTGAAGAGATGATTCTGCCGGATGACTACTACCGTGACATGCGCCATTCCGGCAGCGCGCGGCAGCCGATGCACCACGGGATCGGTCAGAATGAGTTGTACCCAACGCTCGCAACCGTACCGGAAAGCATGACACTCACCTCCTGGATCGCCGAACAGTGCGTGGAGTACATCCGCGTCCGCCGCGATCCCACCCTCCCGTTCTTCCTCTGGTGTTCGTTCGCCAAACCACACCCGCCGCTCGACGCGCCTGAGCCGTACTACTCGATGTATCAGAATTCGCCAATACCTGAACCGGCGGTTGGGGCGTGGCGCGACAACGCGGACTGCCCCATTTCGTTCGACCGGCAAGCACAGCGGCGCGCATTTGACTCCATCCCAGACGAGACCATTCACGCGGCGCGCGCCGTCTATTACGGGCTGATCACGCAGATCGACCACGTCATCGGCCGCCTCATCAGCGCCTTGGAGGACTGCGGACTCTTCAATGACACCTTCATCATGTTTGCCTCCGACCACGGCGAGATGCTCGGCGATCACCGCAACGGAGCCAAGACCTTCTTCTACGAACCGTCAGCGCACGTGCCCTTCATTTTGCGTATGCCGCAGAATTGGGATAATCGACGCCATGGCACGATGGTGGAAACGCCGATCACCCATGCCGACATCTTGCCAACGCTGGTTGCCGTGGCAGGCGGTAAGTCGCCGGACGATACGGACGGCCAGGATTTGGTCGCGCTGGCACGCGGCAAACTTGAGAACCCGCGCTGCTATTTGGAAGGCATGAGCGGGCCCCGTTGGCCGCAGGCGGAGCGCATCCCGTGCATCTACCTGGCGATTACGGATGGGCAGTGGAAGTACATTTGGTACCCCGAAGGTCCAACGGAACACCTCTTCAATCTCGCTGAAGACCCGGCGGAGTTGCACAATCTCGCCCACGAAACACGCTGTCAAGCCAAGAAGCAGCACCTGCAAAGCGAGCTCGTGGAAAGGCACCAATTACGAGATTCAGCCTACCTTGAAGACGGCAACCTGCCGGTGCGAGACCCACAGGTCGAGACCACTGCCGACCGCCGCAATACCGCGACCAATCACGCCGGATTCCGCACTGAATACAGTAACGTTGACGTGCGCCACTAG